The nucleotide sequence CCCTGATGGGGATGGAGTGCATTGTGTACATGGGTTCGGTGGACATGGAACGGCAGCGCCCCAACGTGGAGCGTATGCGCCTGCTCGGGGCCGAAGTTCGCCCCGCCACCAGCGGCAGCCAGACCTTGAAAGATGCCACCAACGAGGCCATTCGGGACTGGATTTCCAACCCCGTTGACACGCACTACATCATTGGCTCAGTGGTAGGCCCGCACCCGTACCCGGATTTGGTGGCGCGGTTGCAGGCCATTATCAGCGAGGAAATGCGCAAGCAGTTGCTGGAGAAAACGGGTTCAGAGCTGCCGCAATACGTGGTAGCTTGCGTGGGCGGTGGCTCCAACGCGGCCGGCGCGTTCTACCACTTCCTCGACGAGCCTTCCGTGAAATTGGTAGCCGTGGAAGCAGCTGGGCACGGTATCACCTCGGGCCACTCAGCCGCGACGTCGGTGCTCGGCAAACCCGGTATCATTCACGGTTCGCGTACGCTGCTCATGCAGGACGAGGACGGGCAAATCACCGAGCCGTATTCGTTGTCGGCCGGTCTGGATTATCCGGGTATCGGGCCGTTGCACGCGTATCTGGCGGCGGAAGGCCGGGCGCAGTTCATTTCCATCGAAGATGAAGCGGCC is from Hymenobacter tibetensis and encodes:
- the trpB gene encoding tryptophan synthase subunit beta; its protein translation is MTPTTYKEPTARGYYGQFGGAFIPEMLYPNVEELRDNYLTILADPEFQREYQQLLRDFVGRPTPLFEAKRLSKKYNTRIFLKREDLCHTGAHKVNNTVGQILLAQRLGKTRIIAETGAGQHGVATATVCALMGMECIVYMGSVDMERQRPNVERMRLLGAEVRPATSGSQTLKDATNEAIRDWISNPVDTHYIIGSVVGPHPYPDLVARLQAIISEEMRKQLLEKTGSELPQYVVACVGGGSNAAGAFYHFLDEPSVKLVAVEAAGHGITSGHSAATSVLGKPGIIHGSRTLLMQDEDGQITEPYSLSAGLDYPGIGPLHAYLAAEGRAQFISIEDEAALRAVAECSRLEGIIPALETAHALAALGQLGAGPNDVVVINLSGRGDKDLETYMKYADSIK